Proteins encoded by one window of Flagellimonas lutaonensis:
- a CDS encoding DUF2723 domain-containing protein, with translation MFAKNFSKWDPLIGWATFTVALITYALTVEPTGSFWDAGEYISTSAKLQVGHPPGAPLLQMIGAFFAMFAFGDVTKIALMVNCVSVVSSAFAVLFTFWAITNLTRKLISGDNKFTNAKAIAVLGSGLVGALALTYSDSFWFNSAETEVYASASLILALLFWLGLKWIDNLHEPRGHRWLLLICFVIGLTFGIHFMGFLAIPAVGLLFYFKKYKTTTVKNFLLANIAVIAVLMLVYKYSLTYVLKLFGWSEVFFINSIGLPFNSGTIIMGILFIAAFYFALRYTRKNNFQTGNLIVLCLMFLVLGFSSWLMLPIRANAKVVVNENNPEDARSLLAYYNMEQYPGVDSPFYGEYYSGTFGEPGDYVDDTPKYEKDEKLGKYVIVNKYKDAIQGPNPKHVGPLPRMWSPQHAENYMRYFGALDFRIKAEYISNNELRDAVNRFRSAYETGELDAEQYVRFLREFDEYIEVAPPTLWQNIKYMLDFQWAYMYVRYFMWNFVGRQNDVQGRYDGNGEWLSGIGFIDGFRLGSQENLPKDWLDNKARNTYFFLPLLLGIIGIVFQISKDPKQFWALFVFFMFTGLAIQFYTNPYIFQPRERDYSLVGSFYVFAIWIGLGVYGLFEEVRKLVKPKLAAPITTLVCLIAVPLLMGFQNWDDHDRSERYTARSTAKAYLDSCQEDAGAILFTIGDNDTFPLWYVQEIEGLRTDVRIVCTSLFATDWYIDQMKRKAYESEPIPSQLTHDKYSYGTRDAIYYQGLTDARWNIKDFMSWVASDKPQTKYKYLLEKQGADLSQYPESQLDVVYYPTNKIRVPVNKKNVLESGLVKAKDSALIVDYIDIDLPKSALTKQRILMLDVLANNDWKRPIYFSGGSFDSAEYLWMKDYLQLDGLVYKLVPIKTAYEGIFEMGRIDSDLMYDIVKKWEWGNSGEDIYHDPQTRSQGLSFRGNLARLMETLIEEGKIEKAKEVIEIAMTNMPVEYFGFYAFVEPFVDGYYKVGETTKARELFDKLKAIYQDRLEYYAGLPTDEQYRNIEDILADMEAYRRNIDILIENRDRDLAQKETLIFNEYLDKFTQFAPAEQETIQDPEPVLKDPDTIDTVAVDGVEVEMDTMPIEE, from the coding sequence ATGTTTGCAAAGAATTTTTCGAAATGGGATCCCCTTATAGGATGGGCAACTTTTACAGTAGCCTTGATCACATATGCGCTTACTGTTGAGCCCACTGGCAGTTTCTGGGATGCCGGCGAGTATATCAGCACCTCTGCCAAACTTCAGGTAGGCCACCCCCCGGGCGCCCCTCTGTTACAGATGATTGGTGCTTTTTTTGCCATGTTTGCCTTTGGTGATGTCACCAAGATTGCGCTCATGGTCAACTGTGTTTCGGTGGTCTCAAGCGCCTTTGCCGTGCTGTTTACCTTTTGGGCGATCACCAACCTTACCAGAAAATTGATCTCTGGTGACAACAAGTTTACCAACGCCAAGGCCATCGCCGTTTTGGGCAGTGGACTTGTGGGCGCCCTTGCCCTAACCTATTCCGATAGTTTTTGGTTCAACTCAGCCGAAACCGAGGTGTACGCCTCGGCCAGTCTTATTCTGGCGCTCCTGTTCTGGCTGGGGCTCAAATGGATCGATAATTTGCACGAACCCCGTGGCCATCGTTGGCTACTGCTCATATGCTTTGTCATAGGACTTACTTTTGGCATACACTTTATGGGCTTTTTGGCCATTCCGGCGGTAGGTTTGTTGTTCTATTTCAAAAAATACAAGACCACGACCGTCAAAAACTTTTTGCTGGCCAACATTGCGGTGATTGCTGTTTTGATGCTGGTCTATAAATACTCGCTCACCTATGTGTTAAAGCTCTTTGGATGGAGCGAGGTTTTCTTTATCAATAGCATAGGGCTGCCCTTCAATTCGGGCACCATTATTATGGGCATTCTTTTTATTGCAGCTTTTTATTTTGCCCTGCGCTACACGCGAAAGAACAATTTTCAAACAGGAAACCTTATTGTACTGTGCCTTATGTTCTTGGTTTTGGGGTTCTCGTCATGGCTGATGCTTCCCATACGTGCCAATGCAAAGGTGGTGGTCAATGAGAACAATCCTGAAGATGCCCGGTCTTTGCTGGCCTATTATAATATGGAACAGTACCCAGGGGTCGACAGTCCGTTCTATGGGGAGTACTATTCGGGTACCTTTGGCGAGCCTGGCGACTATGTCGACGACACCCCAAAATATGAGAAAGACGAGAAGTTGGGCAAGTACGTCATCGTCAACAAGTACAAAGATGCCATTCAAGGTCCAAACCCGAAACACGTTGGTCCATTACCGCGTATGTGGAGCCCACAACATGCCGAAAACTATATGCGCTATTTTGGTGCGTTAGACTTCAGGATCAAAGCCGAGTATATCTCGAACAACGAATTGCGCGATGCCGTAAACCGGTTCAGAAGCGCCTATGAGACAGGGGAATTGGATGCCGAGCAATACGTCAGGTTCTTGCGGGAGTTTGACGAGTATATCGAGGTAGCGCCCCCTACCCTGTGGCAGAACATCAAATATATGCTCGACTTTCAATGGGCCTATATGTACGTGCGCTATTTCATGTGGAATTTTGTAGGCCGCCAAAACGATGTGCAGGGCCGTTACGATGGCAATGGCGAATGGTTGAGCGGTATTGGTTTTATTGACGGCTTTCGTCTGGGCAGTCAAGAAAACCTGCCCAAAGACTGGCTCGACAACAAGGCGCGAAACACTTATTTCTTTTTGCCCCTGCTATTGGGCATTATCGGAATTGTCTTTCAAATATCAAAAGACCCCAAACAGTTTTGGGCGCTCTTTGTATTTTTTATGTTCACCGGGCTGGCCATTCAGTTCTACACCAACCCTTACATCTTTCAACCAAGGGAACGTGATTATTCGTTAGTGGGTTCGTTCTACGTTTTTGCAATTTGGATAGGACTCGGCGTTTACGGACTTTTCGAAGAGGTGCGAAAATTAGTGAAGCCCAAATTGGCGGCCCCTATTACCACCCTTGTTTGCCTGATTGCAGTGCCCTTGTTGATGGGCTTTCAAAACTGGGATGACCATGACCGTTCGGAGCGCTACACCGCCCGTTCCACTGCAAAGGCATACCTCGATTCGTGCCAAGAGGATGCCGGTGCCATTCTCTTCACCATTGGCGACAACGACACCTTTCCCCTTTGGTACGTACAAGAGATAGAAGGCCTCCGAACCGACGTCCGCATAGTCTGCACCAGCCTTTTTGCCACTGATTGGTACATTGACCAAATGAAGCGAAAAGCATACGAGAGCGAGCCGATACCCTCGCAGCTTACCCACGATAAATATAGCTACGGTACCCGCGATGCCATTTATTACCAAGGGTTGACCGATGCGCGATGGAACATTAAAGATTTTATGAGCTGGGTGGCCAGCGACAAACCGCAGACCAAGTACAAATACCTACTCGAAAAGCAAGGGGCCGATTTGAGTCAGTACCCCGAAAGCCAACTTGACGTGGTCTACTACCCTACCAATAAGATACGGGTTCCCGTAAACAAGAAAAACGTACTGGAAAGTGGTCTGGTAAAAGCAAAAGACAGTGCGCTGATTGTTGATTATATCGATATCGACTTGCCCAAAAGTGCTTTGACCAAACAACGCATATTGATGCTGGATGTGTTGGCCAATAACGATTGGAAACGCCCCATCTATTTTTCAGGGGGAAGTTTTGACAGCGCGGAATATCTTTGGATGAAAGACTACCTGCAGTTAGATGGGCTGGTCTATAAATTGGTTCCCATAAAAACAGCGTACGAGGGCATTTTTGAAATGGGCCGTATCGATAGCGACTTGATGTACGACATCGTGAAGAAATGGGAATGGGGCAACTCAGGCGAGGATATCTACCATGACCCACAGACCCGCTCGCAGGGGCTATCGTTCAGGGGCAATCTCGCACGCCTGATGGAGACCCTTATCGAGGAAGGTAAAATTGAGAAGGCCAAAGAGGTTATCGAAATAGCCATGACCAACATGCCCGTTGAGTACTTTGGTTTCTACGCATTTGTCGAGCCCTTTGTGGATGGCTATTACAAGGTTGGCGAGACCACCAAGGCCCGCGAACTCTTCGATAAGCTCAAGGCCATTTACCAAGATAGGTTGGAGTATTATGCAGGGCTTCCGACAGATGAACAGTACAGAAACATAGAAGACATTCTTGCCGATATGGAGGCCTATCGTCGAAATATCGATATCCTCATCGAGAACAGAGATCGGGACCTTGCCCAAAAGGAAACCTTGATCTTCAATGAATATCTTGACAAGTTCACCCAGTTTGCACCTGCTGAACAAGAAACGATTCAAGATCCTGAACCGGTGCTCAAAGACCCTGACACTATAGACACTGTAGCGGTGGATGGTGTGGAGGTGGAAATGGATACAATGCCCATTGAGGAATAA
- the rimP gene encoding ribosome assembly cofactor RimP, which translates to MLKDKVETLLAKALEENDSLFLIELSVSPDNKIKIVLDGDEGVSLENCIEVSRAIEHNLDREEQDFSLEVASAGATAPLVLPRQYKKNVGRKLKVKTQENQFEGELTAATDDMITIEWKAREPKPVGKGKHTVQKRQEIAMADIQEAKVVLKF; encoded by the coding sequence ATGTTGAAAGACAAGGTTGAGACACTTTTGGCCAAAGCGCTGGAAGAAAACGATTCGCTTTTTTTGATTGAGCTATCGGTGTCTCCAGACAACAAAATAAAAATCGTTCTCGATGGCGATGAAGGGGTAAGTCTCGAGAACTGTATTGAAGTGAGCAGGGCCATTGAGCACAATCTGGATAGGGAGGAGCAAGATTTTTCTTTGGAAGTGGCCTCTGCCGGCGCAACGGCACCCTTAGTGCTGCCGAGACAATACAAAAAGAACGTGGGGCGAAAATTAAAGGTAAAGACCCAAGAAAACCAGTTCGAAGGAGAACTTACCGCCGCCACAGACGACATGATAACTATAGAGTGGAAAGCTCGCGAGCCCAAGCCTGTTGGCAAGGGCAAACATACGGTTCAAAAAAGGCAAGAGATTGCCATGGCCGATATTCAGGAAGCAAAAGTGGTTTTAAAATTTTAA
- the nusA gene encoding transcription termination factor NusA → MENLALIESFSEFKDDKFIDRVTLMAILEEVFRNALKKKFGSDENFDIIINPDKGDLEIWRNRVVVEDGEVEDPNEQISLSEARKIEPDFEVGEDVSEEVKLMDLGRRAILALRQNLIAKIHEHDNTTIYKQFKDLEGEIYTAEVHHIRHKAIILLDDEGNEIILPKEKQIPSDFFRKGDNVRGIIESVELKGNKPTIIMSRTSPKFLEQLFFQEIPEVFDGLITVKKVVRIPGEKAKVAVDSYDDRIDPVGACVGMKGSRIHGIVRELGNENIDVINWTNNPQLMVTRALSPARVTSVKLNDEKKTAQVYLKPEEVSKAIGRGGHNIRLAGQLTGYEIDVFREGVEEDVELTEFSDEIDSWIIEEFKKIGLDTARSVLEQDADDLVKRTDLEEETVAEVLRILKAEFED, encoded by the coding sequence ATGGAAAATCTGGCGCTCATTGAATCTTTTTCTGAGTTCAAAGATGATAAGTTCATCGACAGGGTCACATTGATGGCCATACTGGAAGAAGTGTTCCGCAATGCGTTGAAGAAAAAATTCGGTTCTGACGAGAACTTTGACATTATCATCAACCCAGACAAGGGTGATTTGGAGATTTGGAGAAACCGTGTAGTGGTAGAAGATGGTGAAGTAGAAGACCCCAACGAGCAGATTTCATTGTCTGAGGCCAGAAAGATAGAGCCTGACTTTGAGGTAGGTGAAGATGTGTCTGAAGAGGTAAAACTTATGGATTTGGGCCGCCGGGCCATTTTGGCACTGCGCCAGAACCTGATTGCCAAGATCCATGAACACGACAATACTACGATATACAAACAATTTAAAGACCTCGAGGGAGAAATTTATACCGCCGAGGTACACCACATACGCCACAAGGCCATCATATTGTTGGATGATGAGGGCAACGAAATCATTCTTCCCAAAGAAAAGCAGATACCTTCTGATTTCTTTAGAAAGGGAGATAACGTGCGCGGAATCATCGAAAGTGTTGAGCTTAAGGGCAACAAGCCCACTATTATAATGTCGCGTACGTCGCCAAAGTTTTTAGAGCAGTTGTTCTTCCAAGAAATACCAGAGGTGTTCGATGGTCTTATCACCGTTAAGAAAGTTGTACGCATACCAGGTGAAAAAGCCAAGGTGGCCGTTGACTCATATGATGATAGAATTGACCCGGTGGGTGCCTGTGTGGGCATGAAGGGATCTCGTATTCATGGAATCGTTCGAGAATTGGGCAACGAGAACATTGATGTCATCAACTGGACGAACAATCCGCAACTGATGGTGACCCGGGCTTTGAGCCCCGCAAGGGTGACATCGGTCAAGTTGAACGATGAAAAGAAGACAGCCCAGGTGTACTTGAAGCCCGAAGAGGTCTCCAAGGCAATCGGAAGAGGTGGGCACAACATCAGATTGGCCGGGCAATTGACCGGTTATGAGATCGATGTGTTCAGGGAAGGTGTGGAAGAAGATGTAGAATTGACCGAATTCTCTGATGAAATCGATTCTTGGATTATTGAGGAATTCAAAAAAATTGGCTTAGACACCGCTAGAAGTGTGCTCGAGCAAGATGCCGATGATTTGGTGAAGCGAACCGACCTGGAAGAGGAAACGGTGGCCGAGGTGCTTCGCATACTCAAGGCAGAATTTGAAGATTAA
- the infB gene encoding translation initiation factor IF-2, translated as MAGNSSIRLNKVLRELNISLDRAVDYLASQGHEVEARPTTKISEEVYQVLLDEFQTDKSKKVASKEVAEEKQKEKEALRMQIEQEQEERRLAREKRNEVDVIKAKAELSGPKTVGKIDLDKKSEPKAKEDKKAEVKEEKKEEPKVSKAAPEKPVAKKAVEVQPEPESIETQYKKLSGPKITGDKIDLSKFEKPKKKKEESAADKASDRKKRRRRIISKPSADQAGKGKTGRKGQRQPINKVEPTEEEVQKQVRETLEKLQGKSGKGKGAKYRREKRDLHRQQTEKDLEQQERESKILKVTEFVTVNEVAALMDVSTTEIISACMSLGIMVTLNQRLDAETLTIVAEEFGYEVEFVTAEIEEAIEVEEDSPKDLEPRAPIVTVMGHVDHGKTSLLDYIRKENVIAGESGGITQHIGAYSVTLENGQKITFLDTPGHEAFTAMRARGAQVTDIAIIVVAADDDIMPQTKEAISHAQAAGVPIVFAINKIDRPTANPDKIKEGLANMNLLVEDWGGKIQSHDISAKTGEGVKDLLEKVLLEAELLELKANPNKLANGTVVEAFLDKGRGYVSTVLVQEGTLCIGDYILAGTHSGKVKAMHDERGKNVKKAGPATPISVLGLDGAPQAGDKFNVLEDEREAKQIAAKRAQLLREQSVRTQRHITLDEIGRRIALGEFKELNIILKGDVDGSVEALTDSFQKLSTDEIQVNIIHKGVGAITESDVLLASASDAVIIGFNVRPMGNAREIADREEIDIRTYSIIYDAINDLKDAMEGMLSPEIKEEVTGTAEIRETFKISKVGTIAGCMVTSGKIFRNSQIRLIRDGVVVFTGELSSLKRFKDDVKEVAKGYDCGMQIKNYNDIREGDIIEAFQEVAVKKKL; from the coding sequence ATGGCAGGAAACTCATCAATACGATTAAATAAGGTACTAAGGGAATTGAATATTTCGCTTGATCGTGCCGTGGATTATCTGGCTTCCCAAGGGCACGAGGTTGAGGCTAGGCCTACGACCAAGATCAGTGAGGAAGTGTACCAGGTATTGTTGGATGAGTTCCAGACAGACAAGAGTAAGAAGGTCGCATCAAAAGAGGTTGCCGAAGAAAAGCAAAAAGAGAAGGAGGCCCTGCGCATGCAGATCGAACAAGAGCAAGAAGAGCGCAGATTGGCCCGTGAAAAGAGAAACGAAGTTGATGTGATCAAGGCCAAGGCCGAACTTTCAGGTCCGAAAACGGTTGGCAAAATCGACCTTGACAAAAAATCGGAGCCAAAGGCAAAAGAAGATAAGAAGGCGGAGGTCAAAGAGGAAAAGAAGGAAGAGCCCAAGGTGTCCAAAGCAGCGCCGGAAAAACCCGTAGCCAAGAAAGCGGTAGAGGTACAGCCAGAGCCGGAATCCATAGAGACCCAATACAAAAAGTTATCGGGCCCCAAGATTACCGGAGACAAGATAGACCTGTCCAAATTCGAAAAACCCAAGAAAAAGAAAGAGGAAAGTGCTGCTGACAAGGCTTCAGACAGGAAAAAACGTAGAAGACGAATCATAAGCAAGCCTTCGGCGGATCAGGCAGGCAAGGGAAAAACAGGCCGAAAAGGACAACGTCAGCCGATAAATAAGGTCGAGCCCACAGAAGAAGAGGTGCAAAAGCAAGTACGCGAGACCTTAGAGAAACTCCAAGGAAAGTCTGGCAAGGGCAAGGGGGCCAAGTACCGAAGAGAGAAAAGGGACCTTCACCGCCAACAGACCGAAAAAGATCTAGAACAACAAGAGCGCGAAAGCAAAATCCTGAAGGTTACAGAGTTTGTGACCGTGAACGAGGTAGCCGCTTTGATGGATGTTTCGACCACCGAGATCATCTCGGCCTGTATGTCCTTGGGAATCATGGTTACCTTGAACCAAAGACTTGACGCGGAGACACTCACCATTGTTGCGGAAGAGTTTGGTTACGAAGTTGAATTTGTAACGGCCGAGATTGAAGAGGCAATAGAGGTAGAAGAAGACAGCCCAAAAGATTTGGAGCCCCGGGCGCCCATTGTTACGGTCATGGGTCATGTTGACCATGGTAAGACCTCTTTGTTGGACTATATTAGAAAAGAGAATGTGATAGCAGGTGAAAGTGGCGGTATCACACAGCACATTGGCGCGTATAGTGTAACGCTTGAAAATGGGCAAAAGATTACGTTTCTTGATACTCCCGGCCACGAAGCCTTTACGGCGATGCGTGCGAGGGGTGCCCAGGTCACAGATATTGCCATTATCGTGGTCGCTGCCGACGACGACATTATGCCACAGACCAAAGAGGCCATTAGCCACGCACAGGCCGCGGGGGTTCCCATTGTGTTTGCCATCAACAAGATAGATAGGCCAACGGCCAATCCTGATAAAATCAAAGAAGGTCTTGCCAATATGAACCTGCTGGTTGAAGACTGGGGCGGAAAAATACAATCGCACGATATTTCAGCCAAAACCGGGGAAGGGGTCAAAGACTTGCTTGAAAAGGTACTGCTTGAAGCCGAGCTGTTAGAGTTGAAGGCCAACCCGAACAAACTGGCCAACGGAACGGTTGTTGAAGCGTTTTTAGACAAGGGCCGTGGCTATGTTTCCACAGTGCTTGTACAAGAGGGAACGCTGTGCATTGGCGACTACATTTTGGCCGGTACCCATAGCGGTAAGGTAAAGGCCATGCACGATGAGCGTGGAAAAAATGTCAAAAAGGCGGGTCCTGCCACTCCTATCTCTGTTTTGGGATTAGATGGTGCTCCGCAGGCCGGCGATAAGTTCAATGTATTGGAAGATGAGCGTGAGGCCAAGCAGATTGCAGCCAAACGGGCACAGCTGTTGAGGGAGCAATCGGTGAGGACACAGCGCCACATTACATTGGATGAGATTGGAAGACGTATTGCTTTGGGCGAGTTCAAAGAACTGAATATCATACTAAAAGGAGATGTGGATGGTTCTGTTGAGGCGTTGACCGATTCGTTCCAAAAGCTTTCTACCGATGAAATCCAGGTGAACATCATCCATAAGGGCGTAGGGGCCATTACAGAATCAGATGTACTGTTGGCCAGTGCCTCAGATGCTGTGATTATCGGGTTCAACGTGCGACCCATGGGCAACGCAAGGGAAATCGCCGATAGGGAGGAAATCGATATTAGAACCTACTCCATCATCTACGATGCCATCAACGATTTGAAAGATGCAATGGAAGGTATGCTCTCGCCAGAAATAAAGGAAGAAGTTACCGGTACGGCAGAGATACGGGAAACTTTCAAGATTTCGAAAGTGGGTACCATTGCCGGTTGTATGGTTACCAGTGGTAAGATTTTTAGAAACTCTCAGATTCGTCTGATCCGCGATGGAGTGGTTGTCTTTACAGGTGAATTGTCATCGCTGAAACGCTTCAAAGATGATGTGAAAGAGGTGGCCAAAGGCTATGATTGTGGTATGCAGATAAAGAACTACAATGATATCAGGGAAGGTGATATCATCGAAGCCTTCCAAGAAGTCGCCGTTAAGAAAAAGCTATAA
- a CDS encoding SPOR domain-containing protein — MERISKTLIFCILSTGILYTVNAQQGTVNIKQDERIDKLLDVYKSVNSKSDFYQIQVGFGSYEKAQELKSRVDVDFPNLYSKIEFESPTYRVRLGRFKTKLEAERKFLEVRKKYPNAMLLKPDKGSR; from the coding sequence ATGGAGAGAATTTCGAAAACCCTTATCTTCTGTATACTTTCAACTGGCATTCTCTATACCGTGAACGCCCAGCAGGGTACTGTAAACATTAAACAAGATGAACGGATAGACAAACTTTTGGATGTCTATAAAAGCGTCAATTCAAAATCTGATTTCTACCAGATCCAAGTAGGATTCGGAAGCTATGAAAAGGCCCAAGAATTGAAATCACGGGTGGATGTCGATTTTCCGAATTTATATTCAAAAATCGAGTTTGAGTCACCCACTTACAGGGTGCGGTTGGGCCGCTTCAAGACAAAGCTCGAAGCAGAGCGCAAATTTTTGGAGGTTCGCAAGAAATATCCCAATGCCATGTTGCTGAAACCCGATAAGGGTTCGCGTTAA
- a CDS encoding c-type cytochrome, which produces MKKVLHRIQISTVLGLSLFLFALLSNPLFAQEETAASADVSTAATEEAGGGDPVKGKQLFNQYCAACHALDRKMTGPALANVETRLMEEEGLDKEWFYSWIKNSAGMITAGDPYAVRIYNEYNQAAMTAFPTLSNEDIDDILAYTAAPPPAPAAQTDAAATTATGEGDSSGLSNEMVLGALALVFGLLVIMLVLVNKTLRRIAEANGVDLQKEREKKIPIWKAFAQNQFLVFVTVVFLLLASAYYAYAWMMQIGIDQGYAPVQPIHYSHKIHAGDNKIECKYCHSSARTSKHSGIPSLNVCMNCHKSIYEYKGNPEGPSAEDLANGYTNEFYTNEIKKLYKAVGWDEENQRYTGETQPVEWVRIHNLPDFAYFNHSQHVSVAGIECQTCHGPVEEMEVMYQYSPLTMGWCIECHRETNVKLADNPYYEKIHNELSKKYGVEELTAAQMGALECGKCHY; this is translated from the coding sequence ATGAAAAAGGTTTTACACCGCATTCAGATTTCAACGGTTTTAGGTCTAAGTTTATTTCTTTTCGCATTACTTTCAAATCCCTTGTTCGCACAAGAAGAGACTGCTGCTTCTGCTGATGTCTCGACTGCGGCTACAGAAGAGGCTGGTGGGGGCGACCCCGTAAAGGGCAAACAGCTCTTTAACCAGTATTGTGCGGCTTGTCACGCATTGGATAGAAAGATGACCGGCCCTGCCCTGGCCAATGTCGAGACCCGTTTGATGGAAGAGGAAGGGCTTGATAAAGAGTGGTTCTACAGCTGGATCAAGAACAGCGCGGGCATGATTACCGCTGGCGACCCTTATGCTGTCAGGATCTATAATGAATACAACCAAGCGGCCATGACCGCTTTTCCGACCCTCAGCAACGAGGATATCGATGATATTTTGGCCTACACGGCTGCACCGCCGCCTGCACCGGCCGCCCAAACAGATGCCGCGGCCACTACCGCAACTGGCGAGGGTGATTCCTCAGGGCTTTCAAATGAAATGGTGTTGGGTGCACTGGCCTTGGTTTTTGGCCTCTTGGTCATCATGTTGGTCTTGGTCAACAAGACCTTGCGCCGTATCGCAGAGGCCAATGGGGTAGACCTTCAAAAAGAGCGGGAGAAAAAGATTCCGATTTGGAAAGCCTTTGCACAAAACCAATTCTTGGTCTTTGTCACTGTTGTCTTTCTGTTGTTGGCAAGTGCCTACTATGCCTATGCGTGGATGATGCAGATCGGCATCGATCAGGGCTATGCCCCGGTACAGCCCATACATTATTCACACAAGATACATGCGGGTGACAATAAAATTGAATGTAAGTATTGCCACTCTTCTGCTAGAACCTCGAAACATTCTGGCATACCTTCGTTGAATGTGTGTATGAATTGCCACAAGTCCATTTACGAATACAAAGGCAATCCGGAGGGGCCAAGTGCCGAAGATTTGGCGAATGGCTATACCAACGAATTCTACACGAACGAAATAAAGAAATTATACAAGGCCGTTGGTTGGGATGAAGAAAACCAGCGCTATACAGGTGAGACACAACCAGTGGAATGGGTGCGTATTCACAACTTGCCTGATTTTGCTTATTTCAATCACTCACAGCACGTATCGGTGGCCGGCATAGAATGTCAAACGTGTCACGGTCCTGTGGAGGAAATGGAGGTTATGTACCAATATTCACCTTTGACCATGGGCTGGTGCATCGAATGCCACCGTGAGACGAATGTAAAGCTTGCCGATAATCCCTATTACGAAAAGATTCACAATGAGCTTTCTAAAAAATACGGGGTGGAAGAGTTGACTGCCGCACAGATGGGAGCTTTGGAGTGTGGTAAGTGTCACTATTAA